Proteins encoded in a region of the Mucilaginibacter sabulilitoris genome:
- a CDS encoding AIPR family protein, whose amino-acid sequence MASIEEFHEDFLQSILSDAESRALLKAQSFFEIVCEDLVSVGDLTNNYSPAEYIKKGIEAYGYDYDDERKILTILNHQFFQDNIIQTLTKGQIETKFNRLKTFYKKSTEGLYKEMEETSEAYSMAYNIYKYVEKKQLHKVRFMVLTDGKATRNLMELPSETDKDIQFEFRVVDIEYLHNIYQSESKAAVSDIEVNLPCLKINDENNSYQSYLTVINGDLLVSIYEDHGQKLFEQNVRTFLQFKGNVNKGLKNTIEYKPEMFFAYNNGITATAESVEVGSDGHLKKIKNFQIVNGGQTTSAIYAARMTSNLDVSQVAVQMKLSVVKKTENQDDFISKVAEYANTQNKINNSDFFSNSPFHKDMKDYSNRIYAPAIGGSQKRTHWFYERVRGEYLNSQAYLKPAEKGRFINENPKQQVVDKTLLSKTEVMWRRRPDIVSKGAQESFKKFADEITETLEKDNLAITETYFKDAICRVILFRAVEKIISAAPWYDGGFRAQTVAYTVSYLSALTLESGLHLNFDLIWETQEIPQSLIEMLKLISEQVYQKITRPAAGYANITQWTKNSMCWTSVQEIDLDFPDLDPRLFIDRAEKNYQIKESKGIKVVDKGIDAQVFVLKVTYEDWNKLYDYYRNYKGIKNLSSMQLGVLEKMASGKIDLPSEKQSKILYQVYSSAKSEGVNVN is encoded by the coding sequence ATGGCATCAATTGAAGAATTCCATGAAGACTTTTTACAGTCAATTCTGAGTGACGCGGAAAGCCGGGCACTTTTAAAGGCTCAGTCGTTCTTTGAAATTGTCTGTGAAGACCTTGTCAGCGTAGGTGATCTGACCAATAATTACTCACCTGCTGAATATATAAAAAAAGGTATTGAGGCCTACGGTTATGATTATGATGATGAAAGGAAAATACTTACAATATTAAATCACCAGTTTTTCCAAGACAATATAATTCAGACTTTGACAAAGGGACAGATAGAGACAAAATTTAACCGCCTTAAGACTTTTTATAAAAAATCCACTGAGGGGTTATACAAAGAAATGGAAGAAACGTCAGAAGCTTACTCTATGGCGTATAACATTTATAAATACGTCGAAAAAAAGCAACTCCATAAAGTAAGATTCATGGTGCTTACTGACGGAAAAGCTACCAGGAATTTAATGGAGCTTCCTTCAGAGACCGACAAGGATATACAATTTGAGTTTCGTGTTGTAGACATCGAGTATCTGCATAACATTTATCAATCCGAAAGTAAAGCGGCAGTTTCTGATATAGAAGTGAACTTGCCATGTTTGAAAATAAATGACGAAAACAATAGCTATCAGTCATATTTGACCGTTATCAACGGAGATCTGCTGGTCAGCATCTATGAAGATCACGGGCAAAAGCTGTTTGAACAAAACGTGCGTACCTTCCTTCAGTTCAAAGGCAATGTCAATAAAGGTTTAAAAAATACAATTGAATACAAACCGGAAATGTTCTTTGCATATAACAACGGGATTACGGCAACTGCGGAATCAGTCGAAGTCGGAAGTGACGGTCATTTAAAAAAAATAAAGAATTTTCAGATCGTTAATGGCGGGCAGACAACTTCTGCTATTTATGCAGCAAGGATGACTTCAAATCTCGATGTTTCTCAAGTAGCAGTTCAGATGAAATTATCTGTGGTTAAAAAAACAGAAAACCAGGATGACTTTATTTCAAAAGTGGCTGAATATGCTAATACGCAGAATAAAATAAATAATTCTGATTTTTTCTCCAATAGCCCTTTTCATAAGGACATGAAGGATTACTCGAATAGAATTTATGCCCCAGCCATCGGCGGCTCTCAAAAGCGAACTCATTGGTTTTATGAACGGGTAAGAGGGGAATACCTCAACAGTCAGGCATATTTGAAACCGGCTGAAAAAGGAAGATTTATTAATGAGAATCCGAAACAGCAGGTAGTCGATAAAACGCTGCTTTCAAAAACAGAAGTAATGTGGCGCAGGCGACCGGATATCGTGTCCAAAGGTGCACAGGAAAGTTTCAAAAAATTCGCTGATGAAATTACAGAGACTCTTGAAAAGGATAATCTGGCTATTACGGAAACATATTTTAAGGATGCAATCTGCCGCGTAATTTTATTTAGGGCTGTTGAAAAAATCATCTCCGCTGCCCCCTGGTACGATGGTGGGTTCAGAGCCCAGACTGTTGCTTATACTGTTTCCTATCTTTCTGCGCTAACTCTGGAATCTGGTCTTCATCTGAATTTCGACCTGATTTGGGAAACACAGGAAATTCCGCAAAGTCTTATAGAAATGTTAAAACTAATTTCCGAACAGGTATATCAAAAAATTACCCGTCCTGCTGCTGGATATGCAAACATCACCCAATGGACTAAAAATTCGATGTGCTGGACAAGCGTTCAGGAAATTGATCTTGACTTTCCCGATTTAGATCCGCGTTTATTTATAGACAGAGCGGAAAAAAACTATCAGATAAAAGAAAGCAAAGGAATAAAAGTTGTTGATAAAGGAATAGATGCACAAGTCTTCGTTTTGAAAGTGACTTATGAGGATTGGAATAAGCTTTATGACTATTACCGAAATTATAAAGGGATTAA
- a CDS encoding PD-(D/E)XK motif protein — MTKAAENPWLHMKPDTSRRIDIETAHDFFWVTDSKNRYGLLIKFGFPLTDIEIAENIKGISVIPVSDDESGKLYFILTNNGDWEIFLSVCTNLVFMASKCANEISMIPVINLRIKRWQKFLRENNTTAMTEILQMGLLTELYFIVYSLIPEFGYQESILSWVGPDSDKKDFSLPEFFVEVKSFIASKGRIIKISSLQQLDCEIKPLYLSVYGLTHTNHGISILDMIDAVNALIPEEDYETRDIFEAKLSAYGYMQSVTEPPFFTYSFDLSKSYLVSDDFPKILSSGVDSRILTAQYSIDLAKCVTNEVPLPFNT, encoded by the coding sequence ATGACTAAAGCTGCAGAGAATCCATGGCTACACATGAAACCTGATACTTCTCGAAGGATCGATATCGAAACAGCTCATGATTTTTTTTGGGTAACAGACAGTAAAAACAGGTATGGCCTGCTTATTAAATTCGGGTTTCCCTTGACGGATATAGAAATTGCCGAAAATATCAAAGGGATTTCAGTAATTCCAGTTTCAGACGATGAATCAGGCAAACTGTATTTTATCCTGACTAATAACGGCGATTGGGAAATATTTCTTTCTGTCTGTACCAACCTAGTATTTATGGCCAGTAAGTGTGCAAATGAAATCAGTATGATTCCAGTAATTAATCTTAGGATTAAAAGGTGGCAGAAATTTCTACGTGAAAATAATACGACAGCCATGACAGAAATTCTTCAGATGGGTTTGCTTACCGAACTCTATTTTATAGTTTATTCATTGATACCTGAATTCGGGTATCAAGAATCTATTTTAAGCTGGGTGGGTCCCGACTCTGATAAAAAAGACTTTTCTCTGCCGGAATTCTTTGTTGAAGTCAAATCGTTTATTGCCAGTAAGGGAAGAATAATAAAGATTTCCTCATTGCAGCAGCTTGATTGCGAAATAAAACCACTATATCTGTCAGTTTATGGCTTGACACATACAAACCATGGCATCTCAATTTTGGACATGATCGATGCAGTTAATGCCCTAATCCCGGAAGAGGATTACGAAACCCGAGATATTTTTGAGGCTAAACTTTCGGCATATGGGTACATGCAGAGCGTAACCGAACCCCCATTTTTTACGTATTCATTTGATTTAAGTAAGTCATATCTCGTATCAGATGATTTTCCTAAAATATTATCGAGCGGTGTCGACAGCAGAATCCTGACTGCTCAGTATTCTATTGATTTAGCGAAATGTGTCACGAATGAAGTACCCTTACCATTTAATACCTGA